From Magnolia sinica isolate HGM2019 chromosome 13, MsV1, whole genome shotgun sequence, one genomic window encodes:
- the LOC131223519 gene encoding serine/threonine protein phosphatase 2A 57 kDa regulatory subunit B' beta isoform-like isoform X2 — MFNKIIKRGTRKTPKSDTGVPAADYPFTSSRNSAPVTVNHASRTTVSSSVNQPPSGPTTAPDRAPPSPVSDGIVEILPHFRDVAASDRPALFLRKLQICCLQFDFSDTLKSIREKETKRQTLLELVDFVQSGPVGKLSESVQEELIRMISINIFRCLPPASHENTGADAAADPEEDDPYLEPSWPHLQIVYELLLRYVVLPETDIKIAKRYIDHSFVLKLLDLFDSEDPREREYLKTILHRIYGKFMVHRPFIRKVINNIFYRFIFETERHSGIGELLEILGSIINGFALPMKEEHKLFLVRALIPLHKPKMIGMYHQQLSYCITQFVEKDYKLADTVIRGLLKYWPLTNCQKEVLFLGELEEVLEATQAAEFQRCMVPLFRQIGRCLNSSHFQWWLLK, encoded by the exons ATGTTCAACAAAATCATAAAGCGCGGGACACGCAAAACTCCCAAATCCGACACCGGCGTCCCCGCCGCGGACTACCCATTCACATCGTCCCGCAATTCCGCTCCCGTCACCGTCAACCATGCCTCGCGAACCACCGTCTCCTCCTCCGTCAATCAACCCCCATCGGGCCCCACCACAGCCCCCGACCGGGCTCCGCCGTCCCCTGTATCGGACGGCATCGTCGAGATCCTCCCCCACTTCCGCGACGTGGCCGCCTCCGATCGCCCGGCTCTCTTCCTCCGCAAGCTCCAGATCTGCTGCCTCCAATTCGACTTTTCCGACACGCTGAAATCCATCCGCGAGAAGGAGACGAAGCGCCAGACCCTCCTCGAACTCGTCGACTTCGTCCAGTCCGGGCCCGTCGGCAAGCTCTCCGAGTCCGTACAGGAAGAGCTCATCCGTATGATATCCATCAACATCTTCCGCTGCCTCCCGCCCGCCTCCCACGAGAACACCGGCGCCGACGCTGCGGCAGACCCTGAAGAGGACGATCCCTATCTCGAACCTTCATGGCCCCACCTCCAGATCGTCTACGAGCTGCTCCTGCGCTACGTCGTCTTACCTGAGACCGACATCAAGATTGCCAAGCGCTATATCGATCACTCGTTCGTCCTCAAGCTGCTTGATCTGTTCGATTCGGAGGACCCACGTGAGCGCGAATACCTGAAGACTATCCTCCACCGCATCTATGGTAAGTTCATGGTCCACCGTCCCTTCATCCGTAAGGTGATCAACAACATCTTCTATCGGTTCATCTTCGAGACGGAGCGGCATAGCGGGATTGGAGAGCTGTTGGAGATCCTCGGGAGCATAATTAATGGCTTTGCATTGCCGATGAAGGAGGAGCACAAGCTGTTTCTGGTGCGCGCCCTGATCCCATTACACAAGCCGAAAATGATCGGGATGTATCACCAGCAGCTGTCGTATTGCATCACACAGTTTGTGGAGAAGGACTACAAGCTGGCTGATACGGTTATAAGAGGGTTGTTGAAGTATTGGCCCCTCACCAACTGCCAGAAGGAGGTCCTGTTTCTAGGGGAATTGGAGGAGGTTCTGGAGGCTACGCAGGCTGCGGAGTTCCAGCGTTGCATGGTCCCGCTTTTCAGGCAGATTGGCCGCTGCCTCAACAGCTCTCATTTCCAG TGGTGGTTGCTGAAATAA
- the LOC131223519 gene encoding serine/threonine protein phosphatase 2A 57 kDa regulatory subunit B' beta isoform-like isoform X1 — MFNKIIKRGTRKTPKSDTGVPAADYPFTSSRNSAPVTVNHASRTTVSSSVNQPPSGPTTAPDRAPPSPVSDGIVEILPHFRDVAASDRPALFLRKLQICCLQFDFSDTLKSIREKETKRQTLLELVDFVQSGPVGKLSESVQEELIRMISINIFRCLPPASHENTGADAAADPEEDDPYLEPSWPHLQIVYELLLRYVVLPETDIKIAKRYIDHSFVLKLLDLFDSEDPREREYLKTILHRIYGKFMVHRPFIRKVINNIFYRFIFETERHSGIGELLEILGSIINGFALPMKEEHKLFLVRALIPLHKPKMIGMYHQQLSYCITQFVEKDYKLADTVIRGLLKYWPLTNCQKEVLFLGELEEVLEATQAAEFQRCMVPLFRQIGRCLNSSHFQIAERALYLWNNEHIVSLIAQNRNVIFPIIFEALEKNMQSHWNQAVHGLTANVRKMFLDMDHELFEECQQRYIEKEAKAKELEEQRELAWKRLEAVVAAKDGAEEMVLVS, encoded by the exons ATGTTCAACAAAATCATAAAGCGCGGGACACGCAAAACTCCCAAATCCGACACCGGCGTCCCCGCCGCGGACTACCCATTCACATCGTCCCGCAATTCCGCTCCCGTCACCGTCAACCATGCCTCGCGAACCACCGTCTCCTCCTCCGTCAATCAACCCCCATCGGGCCCCACCACAGCCCCCGACCGGGCTCCGCCGTCCCCTGTATCGGACGGCATCGTCGAGATCCTCCCCCACTTCCGCGACGTGGCCGCCTCCGATCGCCCGGCTCTCTTCCTCCGCAAGCTCCAGATCTGCTGCCTCCAATTCGACTTTTCCGACACGCTGAAATCCATCCGCGAGAAGGAGACGAAGCGCCAGACCCTCCTCGAACTCGTCGACTTCGTCCAGTCCGGGCCCGTCGGCAAGCTCTCCGAGTCCGTACAGGAAGAGCTCATCCGTATGATATCCATCAACATCTTCCGCTGCCTCCCGCCCGCCTCCCACGAGAACACCGGCGCCGACGCTGCGGCAGACCCTGAAGAGGACGATCCCTATCTCGAACCTTCATGGCCCCACCTCCAGATCGTCTACGAGCTGCTCCTGCGCTACGTCGTCTTACCTGAGACCGACATCAAGATTGCCAAGCGCTATATCGATCACTCGTTCGTCCTCAAGCTGCTTGATCTGTTCGATTCGGAGGACCCACGTGAGCGCGAATACCTGAAGACTATCCTCCACCGCATCTATGGTAAGTTCATGGTCCACCGTCCCTTCATCCGTAAGGTGATCAACAACATCTTCTATCGGTTCATCTTCGAGACGGAGCGGCATAGCGGGATTGGAGAGCTGTTGGAGATCCTCGGGAGCATAATTAATGGCTTTGCATTGCCGATGAAGGAGGAGCACAAGCTGTTTCTGGTGCGCGCCCTGATCCCATTACACAAGCCGAAAATGATCGGGATGTATCACCAGCAGCTGTCGTATTGCATCACACAGTTTGTGGAGAAGGACTACAAGCTGGCTGATACGGTTATAAGAGGGTTGTTGAAGTATTGGCCCCTCACCAACTGCCAGAAGGAGGTCCTGTTTCTAGGGGAATTGGAGGAGGTTCTGGAGGCTACGCAGGCTGCGGAGTTCCAGCGTTGCATGGTCCCGCTTTTCAGGCAGATTGGCCGCTGCCTCAACAGCTCTCATTTCCAG ATTGCGGAGCGGGCCCTCTACCTCTGGAACAATGAGCACATCGTAAGCTTGATCGCCCAGAACCGTAATGTCATCTTCCCCATCATCTTTGAAGCACTCGAGAAGAACATGCAGAGCCATTGGAATCAAGCGGTTCATGGGCTGACAGCGAATGTCCGAAAGATGTTCCTAGACATGGACCATGAGTtattcgaggagtgtcagcagcGGTATATAGAGAAAGAGGCGAAGGCCAAAGAGTTGGAGGAGCAACGGGAACTTGCATGGAAAAGACTGGAAGCCGTGGTTGCGGCCAAGGATGGGGCAGAGGAGATGGTTTTGGTCAGTTAG
- the LOC131223518 gene encoding uncharacterized protein LOC131223518: protein MSSGGKRGGQSPILSEDVPWRASPSGNPIPKIHHSPILRLPSNPHSNYALAVMKHPDPIGGGLAMEAKLEAAGPDCIVPGQVMPLRLLGLKVWPIDINMKFMEPVGRELRTIGKFMDSAFNLMNASFTDR from the exons ATGAGCTCAGGTGGGAAGAGAGGAGGACAATCGCCAATTCTATCGGAAGATGTCCCATGGCGGGCTTCCCCTTCTGGAAACCCTATTCCCAAAATTCACCATTCCCCCATCCTTCGCCTCCCCTCCAACCCTCATTCCAATTACGCCCTCGCCGTCATGAAg cATCCGGATCCTATCGGTGGCGGCCTAGCAATGGAAGCTAAATTGGAAGCAGCGGGACCCGATTGCATCGTGCCTGGGCAGGTTATGCCGTTGAGGTTGCTTGGTTTGAAG GTATGGCCTATTGATATCAACATGAAGTTTATGGAACCTGTTGGACGAGAACTTAGGACCATCGGAAAG TTCATGGATTCGGCTTTCAACCTCATGAATGCATCATTTACAGATCGTTAG